From a single Porites lutea chromosome 10, jaPorLute2.1, whole genome shotgun sequence genomic region:
- the LOC140949491 gene encoding fibroblast growth factor receptor 1-like, with product MDDERSAHEEQVNIAEQSDKDAVLEVIPSTSATNQDVEWKVTEKDWLLSSQAATGKSQAKPSPTMPPVIESIHEDLSSDEEDEEENFQAKQLFLFAWQIAKGMNHLAENNLVHRDLAARNVLVGRDNQIKVSDFGLMRQIYEDVSSSAKSKKLPVKWMAPEALYQGLYTTKSDV from the exons ATGGACGATGAACGTTCTGCACACGAGGAACAAGTGAACATTGCAGAGCAAAGCGACAAAGATGCCGTTCTTGAAGTGATTCCCTCAACTTCCGCTACAAATCAA GATGTGGAGTGGAAAGTAACGGAAAAAGACTGGCTACTAAGCAGCCAAGCGGCAACAGGAAAAAGTCAAGCGAAGCCTTCACCCACCATGCCACCTGTAATCGAAAGTATACACGAGGATCTCAGCAGTGATGAAGAAGACGAGGAGGAGAACTTTCAAGCCAAACAACTCTTTTTATTTGCTTGGCAAATTGCTAAAGGAATG AATCATCTCGCCGAAAACAATCTTGTTCACAGAGACCTTGCTGCCCGTAATGTTCTTGTTGGCCGTGACAACCAAATCAAAGTGTCAGACTTTGGGTTGATGAGACAAATCTATGAAGATGTGAGCAGCTCAGCAAAGTCCAAAAAACTTCCTGTAAAATGGATGGCCCCCGAAGCACTTTATCAAGGCCTTTACACCACTAAAAGTGACGTGTGA